The DNA segment TTACATGCACAGTGATGAGGCTTTTGGTAAGTTTTTCAGTTACCTAAACCTGTTTATCTTTTTCATGTTATTGTTGGTATTAGGTTCCAACTATATCGTCATGTTTATCGGATGGGAAGGGGTAGGTCTTTGTTCTTACTTACTGATCGGATTCTGGTATACCAACAGCAGCTATGCTTCTGCTGCAAAGAAAGCCTTTATCATGAACCGTATCGGTGACCTTGGCTTCTTATTAGGGGTGTTCTTCATCTTTACCACTTTTGGTAGTGTAGAGTTTTCTAAAATATTCCCTCAGGCAGCTAATATGCTTCCAGGAAATGGTACCATCGCTTTAATTGCCTTGTTATTGTTCATCGGTGCCTGCGGTAAATCGGCGCAATTGCCCTTGTTTACCTGGTTGCCTGATGCGATGGCGGGACCAACTCCTGTGTCTGCATTGATTCACGCAGCAACGATGGTAACGGCTGGTATTTACATGATTGCAAGATCAAACGTATTGTTTGATTTGGCACCAATGATTCAGCACATTATTGCCATCGTCGGTCTGGCGACTGCTATTGTTGCAGCCATCATCGCGTTGACACAAACAGATATTAAAAAAGTACTGGCTTATTCTACCGTTTCACAATTGGGTTATATGTTCCTTGGCCTGGGTGTGGGTGCTTATAATGGTGCTTTCTTCCACGTAATTACACATGCTTTCTTTAAAGCTTTATTGTTCTTATGTGCAGGTTCTGTAATTCATGCTTTACACCATGAGCAGGACATGAGACATATGGGCGGTTTGCGTAAGAAATTGCCGGTAACTTTCCTTACGATGCTGATTGGTACCATTGCCATTGCAGGTTTACCTCCATTCTCAGGATTCTTCTCAAAAGATGAGATCCTGGCGCATGTATACATGCACGATAAAGTGATGTGGGCGATTGCTGTCTTCGGTGCTTTCTTAACGGCTTTTTATATGTTCAGAATGTTGTTCCTTACTTTCTACGGAAAGTATCGTGGAACACACCATGCGGAAGAGAAAATCCATGAATCTCCAAAATCAATGACGATTCCTTTGATCGTTCTTGCGGTTCTTTCTGCCATCGGTGGAATGATCGGTATTCCGGAGACATTGGGTGGAAATCATTGGTTGTCGCATTGGCTGGCCCCAGTGATCAAGCATACTGCTGAAGCTCCGGACCATGCTACAGAATATGCATTAATGGCTGTTTCTGTAGTAGGTGTATTGGTTTCAATTGCTTTTGCTTATGTGAAGTATATCAAACAAAACCATGTTCCGATTCCTGATGAGGGAAAAAGATCGGCATTGGCGAACTTATCATACAACAAATTCTATTTTGATGAGATCTATGATTTGTTGATCAGAAAACCTTTGGATGCGCTTTCTACTTTCTTCTACAAAATTATTGACAATAAAATTGTAGACGGTATAGTAAACGGTTTGGGATGGAGTACTTCGGAGGCCAGTAAAGGCTTAAGGTTGGTTCAGTCCGGAAACGTTGGTTTTTATATCTTTATGATGGTGGTAGGAATCATCTCATTGTTATTGTATACTTATTTATCTCTATAAAAGATCGTTCAACAAAACATAATGGAACAACTTTTACTACTTCTTATATTTCTACCATTGGTTGGCGCCGTGGTTACTGCCTTCACAGGAAGTGCAGCAAAACATGTTGCTTTGGTTTCAGCAATCCTTTCTTTGGCATTGACTTTAATCACGGTATGTAATTTCACCCCGGATGCCAGTACGCAGTTTGCGGTGAATTATCCATGGATCCAGGATTTGGGAATCAATTTCCATGCGGGAATTGATGGCATCAGTATGATCACGGTCTTATTGACCAATGTATTGGTTCCGATCATTATCCTTTCCGCTTATCAGCATGACTACAAAAACAGCAATGCTTTCTTTGCATTGATCTTATTTATGCAGTTTGGTTTGCTATTGGTATTTACTGCAATGGATGCTTTCTTATTCTATATCGGATGGGAAGCAGCATTGATCCCGATCTATTTCATCTGTGCGATCTGGGGAGGTAAAGACAGAATTAAAGTAAACATGAAATTCTTTGTATACACGATAGCGGGATCTTTATTCATGCTGTTGGGGATCATCTACCTATACTTACAGAATCCTGCTCATAATTTCGATATTCAGGCTTTTTATAATTTAAACCTTGATTCTGTTCAGCAGAGCTGGATTTTCTGGGCTTTCTTTATCGCATTTGCGATTAAGATGCCAGTTTTTCCTTTCCATACCTGGCAGCCGGATACTTATACTGAGGCACCGACTCCAGGGACAATGTTGTTGTCAGGGATTATGCTGAAGATGGGTATTTACGGAGTGATCAGGTGGTTATTACCTGTTGCACCGGAAGGTGTTCAGCAATGGGGAAATCTAGCGATCATTCTTTCTATTATAGGCGTGGTTTATGCTTCAATCATTGCGTTTACCCAAAAGGACGCGAAGCGATTAGTAGCCTATTCTTCTATTGCTCACGTTGGTTTGATCTCTGCAGGTATCTTTGCGTTAAACACACAAGGGATGCAGGGTGCAATGGTACAAATGTTAAGTCATGGTATCAATGTGGTTGGTTTGTTCTTTGTGCTGGACATCATTGCCCGCCGGATGAAAACAAATAAAATCGCTGAACTTGGTGGGATTGCCAAACAGGCGCCACAACTGGCCATCGTATTTTTGATCATTGTATTGGGAACAGTAGCACTTCCCGGAACGAATGGTTTCATTGGAGAGTTTTTATTGTTAATCGGAATATATCAGTATAAAGTATGGGCTGGCGTTTTCGCTGGATTATCCATCATCTTCGGTGCAGTATATATGTTCAGAATGTATCAGAACATTATGCTTGGAAAAACCAACGACCTTACGATAGGATTTACAGACATAAAAGGATCTGAGAAAGTCGTATTGTATATCATCTGTGCCCTGATCATCGTTTTGGGAGTTTATCCTAAACCAATTCTGCATTTGTCAGAAGCCTCGGTACAACAATTAATAGAACAGGTAACACAAAAATTAACATCGGTAAACTAAGCAAATGAATATCATCATAACAATTACTGTTACAGCTTTAGTGGTGCTTTACGCAGGTTTGTTTAAAGCTAAAAAAGCGTTATTACCCCTTACCTTAATTGGTTTGCTTACTTCACTGGCTTTTGTAGTTACCTCATGGAATACAAACCAGACCTATTATGGTATGATGCAAATGGATAATTTTGCATTGGCTTTTGCCGGAATCACCATTTTAGGAACACTCTTTATCTTCCTGCTGACACAAAACTATTTTGCAGAACACAGTGAGAACATTGCCGAATATTTTACGCTGATTCTCTTTGCCCTGTCAGGGATTGTCATCATGGTTTCTTATAAAAACATGTCGATGTTGTTCATCGGTGTAGAGATCATGTCTGTTGCCCTATATATTCTTGCGGGAATCCGGAAAAACAATTTTGCTTCCAATGAAGCTTCCTTGAAATACTTCCTGATGGGTGCATTCTCTACAGGTTTCTTATTGTTCGGTATTACGTTGATTTACGGCGCTACAGGATCTTTTGATCTCGAAGTGATCAATCAGTACCTGGTGACTAATTACAAGAGCATATCGCCTTTATTCTATCCCGGTGTGATTTTATTGATGGTAGGTCTATGCTTTAAGATTGGTGCAGCACCTTTCCATTTCTGGACACCGGATGTGTATGAAGGAGCTCCGACATTAATTACCTCCTTTATGTCTACCGTGGTGAAAACGGCTGGTTTTGCCGCTTTCCTTCGTTTATTTGCAGATACATTTGCGCCTTTACATGATTTCTGGTTACCTCCTTTGATGGTGATCGTATGTTTGACTTTATTCATCGGTAACGTTACGGCGCTATTCCAAAAGAATTTCAAAAGAATGCTGGCTTATTCCAGTATTTCCCATGCAGGTTACCTGTTGTTCTCTTTAGTTGCACTAACTGCAAGTTCGGCGAATAACGTATTGGTATATGCTGCTGCTTATACTTTTGCAAGTATTATCGCTTTCGGGGTATTGATTCTGGTGAAACAGAAAACGGGTAATGACAACTTTGAAAGTTTCAATGGTTTAGGAAAACGCAATCCTTTTGCGGCATTCGTACTTACAGTAGCGATGTTGTCTTTGGCAGGGATTCCTTTAACTGCAGGATTTATTGGTAAATACCTGATGTTTTTGAATGTAATGCATGACTACCAGTTTTATCTGGTGGCCTTTGCGATTTTAAACGCATTGGTAGGGTTTTACTATTATTTCAAGGTTATTGTGGCGATGTATTTCAAAGATGGAGCTGAGATTGAGTTGGAAACCCCTGTGCAATATAAAGTTGTATTGGTCCTGTCATTGATCATTACTGTTTTCCTTGGTGTATATCCTTCAGTAATTTTAAATCTGATATAATCATTTCTGTAGATAATTATATGTAGTTTTACGAATAATTGAACTATGCACGATTTCTGGAACTCATTACAGCACTTCATTGATCCCGAAAAACTACTTAAAGAAGGTGGTTTCTATGTTGTAATGTTCGTCATCTTTGCCGAGACGGGTTTGTTCTTTGGGTTCTTTTTACCCGGAGACTATCTGTTGTTCCTCGCAGGTATGTTCGTCGCTACAGGCAAATTGGATGTCAACTTATATGTGTTGATTGCCGGACTGATCGTTGCTGCTGTATCTGGAAATTTTACCGGTTATTGGTTTGGTCGAAAGACGGGCCCCGTACTGTACCATCGAAAGGACTCTTTCTTCTTTAAAAAACGCTATTTAAAGGCTGCCGAAGATTATTATAATAAACAGGGAGCCTTTGCGCTTATAATGGGGCGCTTTGTTCCGATTGTAAGAACTTTTGCACCGATTTTTGCTGGTGTAGTAAAATTAGACTTTAAAAGATTTGCATTATATAACTTTGCGGGTGCAATTATTTGGATTGCTTCCTTAACTTTGCTGGGTTATTTCCTTGGCAAGAGATTTGAAAAAGAGATTAACGACTATTTATTATACATTATTATAGGCTTCATTGTCATTACCACTATACCTCTCGTTTACACATTTGTAAAAAAGAAAGTTGTGAAGGACGACAATGATCATATATCAAACACTGAACAATAAAAATGATTAAAGACGAGCATCATCCGTGGCACTGTGTTTCTCCGGGTGCAAACCTACCAGAATCCGTAAATGCAATTATTGAAATTCCTAAAGGATCTAAAGCTAAATACGAAATTGATAAAGATTCCCACCTGATTAAATTAGACAGAGTACTTTTCTCTTCTGTAATGTATCCGGCAAATTATGGTTTTATCCCACAAACTTATTGTGATGATAATGACCCTTTAGATATCCTTGTACTATGCTCTGTAGACGTTTATCCGATGTCTATCGTTGAAGCGAAAGTAATTGGTGTAATGCACATGGTGGATAATGGTGAGCAGGACGATAAAATTATTGCAGTAGCAAAAAACGACATGTCTGTTAACTACATCAATGACTTAGCAGAATTGCCTCCTCATACGATGAAAGAAATTGTTAAATTCTTTCAGGACTATAAGGCATTAGAAGAAAAACAAGTAACTATTGAACATCTTTTGGGCGTTCGGTATGCACATAAAGTGATACAGGAAAGTATCATCCTTTATGACCAAAAGTTTAGAAATAACAATTCTTAATGGAAGGTTTTAAGATATTTTTAACATTCTTCTTAGTAGCACTGAACGGCTTTTTCGTTGCAGCAGAGTTTGCAATTGTAAAAGTCAGAGCCTCTCAAATTGAAATTAAAGCAAAATCAGGAAGCAGGGTAGCGAATATTGCAAAATATATTACCCAGCATCTTGATGGTTACCTGGCTGCAACGCAGCTGGGTATTACACTTGCTTCACTTGGACTGGGTTGGGTTGGTGAGTCTGTCATGCACAGTTTGATCCACGATTTCCTGGTAAGGTTTAACTTTTCTGAAGTATACATTACTTCCATCTCTACTGCCATCGCCTTTTTATTGATTACCGTAATGCACATTGTGTTCGGTGAGCTGGCGCCTAAATCGGTGGCGATACAGAGACCAGTAGCTACCACATTGTTTATTGCCATACCTTTACAGGCATTCTACCTGATCTTCAGACCATTTATATGGGTGTTGAATGGTTTTGCCAATGTGATCCTTAAATTATTCGGAATTTCTAATGTAGGTGGACATGAATCTGTGCACAGTACAGAGGAACTTCATTATCTGTTGGATCAGGGTAAAGAAAGTGGGGCTTTAGATACCAATGAGCACGAATTAATTAAAAATGTCTTTGACTTTAATGAAAGGGTTGTAAAGAACATTATGGTTCCCAGAACCAAAATATCAGGAATTGAACTTTCTGCTGCCCCTGCCGATGTGATTTCAAAAATCATTGGCGAAGGGTATTCCAGGTTACCGGTATATGATGAAATCATTGATAAAATCATTGGTATTATTCATGCTAAAGACATTTTACCGCTATTGGCAGATAAGAAGGACTGGGCACTGAAAGACATCATCAGAAAGCCTTATTTTGTTCCTGAGACCAAAAAAATCAATGACCTGTTGAGTGAACTTCAGCAGAAACGTATCCAGATAGCGATTGTCATCGATGAATTTGGTGGAACCGCAGGTATGGTTACACTGGAAGATATCGTAGAAGAGATTGTTGGAGAAATCCAGGATGAGTATGATGAGGAAAAACCAACAGTAGAGAAGATCTCTGAGACGGAATTTATCATCAATGCTTATGCTACTGTTTACGATGTAAATGAGCATTTACCTCATGATCTTCCTGAAGACGAAGATTTCGATACGGTAGGAGGATTGGTCTCTCATGCTTTCGGTAAAATACCTGAAGTAGGGGACAGCGAAGAGTGTTACGGTTATTTATTCACTATCCTAAAGAAAACCGAGCAAAACATTGAAACCATAAAGCTTGAACTGGTGATTGCGAAAAGCGATATGGTGGACAACCATTAATCCTTTGAGCGATGCATGTTTTTTATACACCCGATATTGATTCCAGCGAGTATAGCTTAAACGAAGAAGAAAGTAAGCATTGTCTGAAAGTTCTAAGGTTAGGCCGTGGCGATGTTGTCAATCTGATTGATGGAAAAGGTGGCTTTTATGAAGCAGAGATCATTGGAGAGAGTAAAAGAAATGTTCAGCTTCGTGTTACACAATCCGTTCAGGAGCATCAAAAAAGAAACCATCACCTTCATATCGTCGTTGCACCTACAAAGAACATCGACCGGTTGGAATGGTTTCTGGAGAAAGCAACTGAAATAGGAATTGATGAAATTACTCCGGTGATCTGTGAAAGATCGGAACGGAAGATCATTAAAGAAGACCGGTTAACCAAAGTAATCACCTCCGCTGTTAAGCAGTCTTTACAAGCTTATCACCCGGTATTAAATCCGCAGATTTCCTTAATTGATTTCCTGAAAATGGAGCATGATTCCGTTAAAATGATTGCCCATTGTATTGATGGGGAGCCACGTCAATACATTAGCCAGCTGCTCGTGCCTCATCAACGTTATCTCATACTTATTGGCCCTGAAGGTGATTTTAGCCCGAAGGAAATCGAACTTGCTTTGCAAAGCGGGTTTAAACCCCTAACTTTAGGTAATACACGTCTGAGAACAGAAACTGCTGCATTGGCTGCCTGTTTTGAGGTGAATTATTTGAACCGATGAAACCATCATAAGCATACCGCTTAAAAAAGCAATGAATAGGCGCATGATCGCTTCATAACCGATAAAAGACAATTATTATTCCAATGAAAATTAAACTTTGCTTAATTGCCGGATTAATGATCCTGTTGAGTGGTTTTAAGCCACCCACCTATAAAATGGCAAAATTGAAATATAATGGGGGAGGAGATTGGTATGCCAACAGAACTGCGCTTCCAAACCTGATCGATTTTTGTAATAAAAACCTGAATACAAACTTTGCGCCGCAAGACGTTATCGTCGAAGTAGGCAGCGCTGAGCTGTTTAACTATCCTTTTATCTACCTTACCGGGCATGGCAATGTCGTCTTTAGTCCTAATGAAGCAGAGAATTTAAGAAAATACCTGATCGGTGGGGGATTTCTTCATATCGACGATAATTACGGATTGGATAAGTTTATCCGTAAGGAAATGAAAAAGGTTTTTCCGGAGCTTTCTTTTGTAGACCTGCCCCCGAATCACCCACTCTATCACCAGAAATTTAAATTCCCGAAAGGACTGCCTAAAATCCATGAACATGATGGTAAAGTACCTCAGGGGCTTGCCTTAATCTGGGAAGGACGGGTGGTTTGCTATTACACATTTGAATGCGATCTGGGGAATGGATGGGAAGACTTTGGTACTTATCCCGAGGACACACAAGATAAGCGCCTGAACGCCTTAAAAATGGGCGCAAATTTAGTTCAATATGCATTAACACAATAACTATGAAGGTCAAAGTAAATGAACAACACAATTTTGAGGTAGAAGTAGCAGAAAAAGTATTAAAAGTTAATGGGCTGGAGCTGCAGATCGATACCAGAGATCTCTCTGCAACACAGAAACATGTGATCTATCAGAATAAATCCTATAATATAGAGCTGGTAGAGCGCAACGAAGACGGAAAGGCAGTGGTCATTAAAGTAAATGGTACTCTTTATCAGGTTGGAATAGAAGACCAGTATGATGAATTGCTCAAAAAACTGGGGATGGACAGCTCCTCTGCAAATAAGGTGCTCGAAATTAAGGCCCCTATGCCAGGATTGGTGCTGAATGTCATTGTAACAGAAGGACAGGAAGTGAATAAAGGGGACAGTCTGTTGGTATTGGAGGCGATGAAGATGGAAAATATTATTAAATCACCAACCGGAGGAATAGTGAAGAAGATTCTGATCCGGAAGGGGGATAAGGTAGAAAAGAACGAAATTCTACTGCAATTCGCATAAAAAAAGGAGCGTTGCTCCTTTTTTTATGCTTTTAATTTTATTTGCCAGCCCTGAATGCTTTCGCTGCCTTTGGCTTAAATTGAGGCTTTCCTGTAGATCTGATCTCTGAAGCACCCAACATCGTCATTGCGCAACGGAAACCAATATCAGCGGTAGATTCATCCTGTGCAAGGAACCTTCTAGTTGCAGGGTTCAGCCACAATGCCTGATCCTCCCAGGATCCTCCTTTATATACTCTTGATTTATCTGTTACCAGGGTAATCTCTCCGTATAAATCATTTGCTTTATCACGATAGCCCCTTTGATCGGCATAAGTATTAACCGTTGGCGGAGGCGTTGCGGCCTGCTTTTCTGCCCAGGTTTGTTTCTTGTAAGAAATGGCATCTGTTAAGACAGGCTTGTTGTATTTGTCTTTTTCAATCTTTCCGCTAACCGGATCAGCCACTTTCTTGTCTTTGTAGTAATTTCCTCTATATGGATTAAAGGCGTCTGCTGCTTCAAAAGTTTTGGAGCGATAAACATCAGCAACCCATTCGTTCACGTTTCCTGCCATATTGTATAAGCCGAAATCATTTGGCATATAAGACCTTACGGCAACTGTAAGTCCACCTTTATCATTCAGTGATCCACCTACACCCATATAATCACCTTTGGTTCTTTTAAAGTTAGCCAGGATTAATCCTCTTGTACTTCTTTTTGCAGAGCTCAACCCTAAACCATTCCATGGATAGATTTTATTCGCAGCGATATTCTCATACTGTGTATTTCCAATTAAGCCAAGAGCTGCGTATTCCCATTCTGCTTCTGTTGGCAGGCGGTAAGGCTGTTTGATAATGCCATCCTCCAGTCTTACATTTCTAGTGGCTGCATTTTTACCTGTTGTCGCTCCTTTTGCACCGGAAGCATTAGAAGGATTAAGATCTTTCATTGCTTTTTTACCCTTATCGTCATACTGCCCGTTCAGGTAAATATCCGTGTTAAAAGGCTCTGTTGGCCTTGCTGTTGCCGTCGCGTTACCTGCTGTTTTTGAGGTTCCGCCGTTAATGTCCTTAAAGCTGGTCATGTAACCTTTTTCACGAAGCAACAACTCATTCACCCTGTCAGTTCTCCAGGCACAATACCTTTCTGCCTGTTCCCAGCTTACACCTACCACAGGATAATCCTGATAAGCGGGGTGCCTTAAATAATTATCTACGTAAGGTTCATTATAGGATAAAGGCCTGCGCCAAACCAGGGTATCAGGAAGTTCATTATAATAATATTCATGATCCGTTGGATAGCTGGTGCGGATCCAGTTCAGGTATTCCAGCCAGTTGGTGTTGGAAACCTCTGTTTCATCCATATAGAAAGAAGAAACCGTAGTCTCCCTTTTATGATTGTAATTGCTGAGCTCCTCACCGGGAACATTGATGGCACTTCCGCTCATGACAAATACACCACCTTCAATCTCGACTAATCCGGGACCCGGACCGCGCTTGAATTTTTTATTTACTTCAAAGCCTCCAAACTCTTGCTTGTTATATGCCATTCCTGTCTTCTCAGAGGTTCCTGACTTTGATTTACAGGAGGCTAGAGAAGCTATAATTGCAATAGATGCAATTGAATATAAGTATGATTTTTTCATATATGAGGGATATCATAGTGCTTTAACTGTTAAAATTACATAAAAAAAGACGTACACTACAACAAAACAAATGCTTTAAATAAAAATAATCTTTAAAAAATGGTGTTTTGTGCCTCTTTAAGGCATATTTGAATAAATATTCTGGTGGTTCTTAATGGATTATACAAGGTATCTCAAATCGAATAGAAAGTTCATAATACTTTGATTTTATTAAACACTATGTTAACTTGCATATAATAGTGGTGTAATTATTTGGCAAATGAGTAGAAGACTGGTAAAAACTGTTTTGAGTTTATTTTCTTTATTAACAGTTTGCGCTGATTTATATGCACAAAGCGTTGAACCGGGAACTCAGACGAATGGAAGTCGTTCCAGCAACATTTTTACCGCCGTACCTTTCCTGCTGATCAGTCCCGATGCGAGGGCCGGTGGAATGGGGGAGGCAGGGGTCGCTGTTCAGCCGGATGCGAATGCCATGGGGATTAATCCTGCCAAGCTGGCATTTTTAGAGCGTACTTATGGTTTTTCCGTTTCCTACAGCCCATGGCTAAAAAGCCTCATCCCGGATGTGAACCTGACTTACCTCAGCGGTTATTATAAAGTAGATAACAGGAATACCATCGGCGCTTCTTTAAGGTATTTTAGCCTGGGAGAAATTCAATTAACCGATGTCAATCAGCAGGACCTGGGTGTTTATAACCCAAATGAACTGGCCTTTGATGTTTCTTTTTCCAGGAAAATGGGAGAATCTTTTTCATTAGGGACAGCTGCAAGATATATCCGTTCCAATCTTTTTTCAGGACAATTCTCAGCCGGTCAGCAGACTAAAGCCGGGAATTCCGTAGCCGTCGATGTCTCGGCGTATTTTAAAAAACCAACCCGTTTTCTGGGTAAAGATGCCATTCTTTCTGCCGGAATGAACATTTCAAATATTGGCAC comes from the Pedobacter sp. FW305-3-2-15-E-R2A2 genome and includes:
- the porV gene encoding type IX secretion system outer membrane channel protein PorV; its protein translation is MSRRLVKTVLSLFSLLTVCADLYAQSVEPGTQTNGSRSSNIFTAVPFLLISPDARAGGMGEAGVAVQPDANAMGINPAKLAFLERTYGFSVSYSPWLKSLIPDVNLTYLSGYYKVDNRNTIGASLRYFSLGEIQLTDVNQQDLGVYNPNELAFDVSFSRKMGESFSLGTAARYIRSNLFSGQFSAGQQTKAGNSVAVDVSAYFKKPTRFLGKDAILSAGMNISNIGTKMSYVDGDNGYFLPTNLKIGGASTFIIDDFNQFTFALDFNKLLVPTQPVYNADGKIIAGQDPDRSVPAGIFGSFADAPGGFKEEMQEINIAAGMEYWYNQQFALRAGYFYESPKKGDRRYFTLGAGLKYNVFNIDFAYLLASPQKSPLANTLRFSLLFNFGEAK